In Electrophorus electricus isolate fEleEle1 chromosome 12, fEleEle1.pri, whole genome shotgun sequence, a single window of DNA contains:
- the hapln3 gene encoding LOW QUALITY PROTEIN: hyaluronan and proteoglycan link protein 3 (The sequence of the model RefSeq protein was modified relative to this genomic sequence to represent the inferred CDS: inserted 1 base in 1 codon), with the protein MNMRITRPLLMLMHLLHAGKPCTAVHTRLLYQDITNSNGNGEIHFRGVRLHVESPETSVSAVQGSNATLPCHYRYEPELSVPRRTRVKWFWQPVVGEGTEKDVIVALGSRLRSYGDFKGRVRIRRSVQGDASLVINPLLIADKGRYRCEIIDGLEDDSVTVELKFQGVVFPYYSPRGRYKMNFLEAKEACHQQSACLATFEQLXTAWKEGLDWCNAGWLADGTVQYAVSVPREACGGMDLAPGVRSYGTQHKTRARFDVFCFTSSIRGEVYFLQHPLKLNFTEAVDACVQDGAQIAKVGQLYAAWKLVGLDQCDAGWLSDGSIRYPIVQPRLNCGPPEPGVRTFGYLPKYLKYGVYCHKPKW; encoded by the exons ATGAACATGAGGATTACACGCCCCCTACTGATGTTGATGCACCTTCTTCATGCTGGAAAGCCATGCACGGCTGTACATACAAGGCTACTATATCAAGACATAACAAATAGTAACGGTAACGGAGAGA TACACTTTCGTGGCGTCCGTCTTCATGTGGAATCTCCTGAAACTTCGGTGTCTGCTGTTCAAGGATCCAACGCGACTCTTCCATGTCACTACCGGTATGAGCCAGAGCTCAGTGTGCCTCGTAGGACGAGGGTGAAGTGGTTCTGGCAGCCAGTTGTAGGTGAAGGTACAGAGAAGGACGTGATAGTGGCGTTAGGCTCCCGCCTCAGAAGTTATGGGGACTTCAAAGGTCGAGTGCGTATTCGTCGCAGTGTCCAAGGGGACGCTTCCCTGGTAATCAACCCGCTACTAATCGCTGATAAGGGTCGCTACCGCTGTGAGATTATCGACGGTCTGGAGGATGACAGTGTCACTGTCGAACTTAAATTTCAAG GTGTGGTATTCCCTTACTACTCCCCTAGGGGGCGCTACAAGATGAACTTCCTGGAGGCTAAGGAAGCTTGCCATCAGCAGAGTGCCTGCCTGGCCACCTTTGAGCAGC TTACAGCGTGGAAGGAGGGTCTTGACTGGTGTAATGCAGGTTGGCTGGCTGACGGAACTGTGCAGTATGCAGTCTCTGTGCCCCGAGAAGCCTGTGGTGGCATGGACCTGGCACCAGGTGTACGGAGCTATGGTACACAGCACAAGACCCGTGCCCGCTTTGATGTGTTCTGCTTCACGTCATCCATTAGAG GTGAGGTCTACTTTTTGCAGCACCCACTCAAGCTGAATTTTACTGAGGCAGTGGATGCATGCGTGCAGGACGGTGCTCAAATTGCTAAAGTGGGCCAGCTGTATGCAGCCTGGAAGTTGGTGGGACTGGACCAGTGTGACGCAGGCTGGTTGTCCGACGGCAGTATCCGGTACCCCATCGTCCAACCCAGGCTCAACTGCGGCCCGCCAGAACCTGGGGTGCGAACCTTCGGCTACCTTCCcaagtatttaaaatatggaGTGTACTGCCACAAACCCAAGTGGTAA
- the acanb gene encoding LOW QUALITY PROTEIN: aggrecan core protein (The sequence of the model RefSeq protein was modified relative to this genomic sequence to represent the inferred CDS: deleted 1 base in 1 codon; substituted 2 bases at 2 genomic stop codons) codes for MTTLLLLCTCLSVISATDLFGDMDDQDSSLSVSIPVKPPLRPLLGGKMVIPCYFQDNTAYDPGAPTIAPLSHRIKWSFIHKGKISLILVATRGVVHIETDYLDRVTMMNYPTLPMDVTIEITELRSNDSGIYRCEVMHGIEDNYDSVELKVEGIVFHYRAISSRYTLTFEKAKAACIQNSAVIATPEQLQAAYDDGFHQCDAGWLSDRTVRYPIHEPREPCYGDKERFPGVRTYGVRDDDETYDVYCFAEKMTGRVFYSMSMEKFTFTEASEQCAKLGAHLATTGQLYLAWKDGMDICNAGWLADGSVRYPINIARPQCGGGLLGVRTVYLFPNQTGYPNPDSRYDAICYEGEEELPSGSSPEPELYRTTDVTFSVATATQSPLAYPESATTEGEVRGELATQEPWITTAMEVHLPIPPTTTDNITEVIETIISVATAQPYLGYERPGENVSTANRSMLNATWMEMDLNVTDITEAQRLEEISSGSASADLSASGEVSGSGIPSGDVLGSGFPSGEIYGSDIPSGDVSGSGLPSGDVSGGDLPSGEIFSSGFPSGDVSGSGFSSVDVSGSGHSGDDSGIFVSFQESGDIISPEGSASRGPQEAGKGSTIMFPSGMESGDISGDHPGSGDMSGSGHIWSGSGGLLFGSGSGDMIILVDHKEIDLSFSQGKTEQEFGRGHPEVSGFSGLSGDMSSSDFSGFYSGDIMSGNGFSGFRNDDVMSGSGFSGSHSGEGMSGSGLSGLHSGDITSGSGFPSVSFLDSDMIGLTGRPLGEQEVSGISGDVSGDISGILSGYASGFSHPSGDITSPESGAIILLTEDEVTAVTLRSSEDAEQGRGLVEISGEGSSAELHKEEPSTQLPSELSYKKNINSRNTEDILKDLEEQTAALEEVNLTDQSTLNTTSPTTLTLSTSPSISLQTPATMEQPIVTEVSDPCDPNPCGNGLCSVQDEIAVCHCPAGFSGENCATPAQGCAEGWVEFMGSCYIHFSEREIGXVLEQHCQELNAHLVSVTSQQEQDFVNTQAQDYQWIGLSDRDKKNEFRWTDGTLLEYENWKPNQPDNYYNTGEDCVVMIWHELGQWNDVPCNYHLPFTCKSGPGNPCSTPPEVMNATTFGKSRERYPVNSIIRYQCDPGFIQRHQSVIHCMPNGEWEEPKVECVGNKTNNRLRKRSLKWHSKAVNNXKKRKVL; via the exons ATGACTACTTTACTTCTTCTGTGTACCTGCCTCAGTGTCATCTCGGCAACAGATTTGTTTGGAGATATGGATG ACCAGGACAGTTCACTGAGTGTCAGCATCCCTGTGAAACCACCACTGCGCCCCCTGCTGGGTGGGAAGATGGTCATACCTTGCTACTTCCAGGACAACACAGCCTATGACCCGGGAGCACCTACCATTGCTCCCCTGTCCCACCGCATCAAGTGGAGCTTTATCCACAAGGGCAAAATAAGCCTCATCCTTGTAGCCACCAGGGGTGTAGTGCACATTGAGACAGACTATTTGGACCGAGTCACCATGATGAattaccccaccctccccaTGGATGTTACCATAGAGATCACAGAGCTGCGCTCCAATGATTCTGGAATCTATCGCTGTGAGGTCATGCATGGCATTGAGGATAACTATGATTCAGTGGAGTTGAAAGTGGAAG GCATTGTGTTCCACTACCGAGCCATCTCCAGCCGCTACACCTTGACCTTTGAGAAGGCAAAGGCAGCCTGCATTCAGAACAGTGCTGTCATAGCAACGCCAGAACAGCTGCAGGCTGCTTATGATGATGGCTTCCATCAGTGTGATGCAGGTTGGCTTTCAGACCGAACTGTCAG GTACCCCATTCATGAGCCAAGAGAGCCTTGCTATGGAGACAAAGAAAGATTCCCTGGGGTACGAACCTATGGAgtcagagatgatgatgagacTTATGATGTGTACTGCTTTGCAGAAAAGATGACAG GCAGAGTCTTCTATTCCATGTCCATGGAGAAGTTTACCTTCACTGAGGCATCAGAACAGTGTGCCAAGCTTGGGGCCCATTTGGCCACGACAGGGCAGCTGTACCTGGCCTGGAAGGATGGGATGGATATATGCAATGCCGGCTGGCTGGCTGACGGTAGTGTGAGGTACCCCATCAACATCGCCCGGCCACAATGTGGCGGGGGTCTTCTAGGCGTGCGCACTGTTTACCttttcccaaaccagactggcTACCCCAATCCAGACTCACGCTATGATGCAATCTGCTATGAAG GAGAGGAAGAGCTGCCAAGTGGGTCCTCCCCAGAGCCTGAACTTTACAGGACCACAGATGTGACGTTCAGTGTAGCCACTGCCACCCAGAGCCCCTTGGCCTATCCTGAGAGTGCCACCACCGAGGGTGAGGTGCGGGGGGAGCTTGCAACGCAAGAGCCCTGGATTACCACAGCTATGGAGGTGCACTTACCCATCCCTCCCACCACTACAGACAACATCACTGAGGTCATTGAAACCATAATCAGTGTGGCTACAGCACAGCCTTATCTTGGCTATGAGAGGCCTGGAGAAAATGTCAGCACTG CAAACCGGTCTATGCTGAATGCTACATGGATGGAAATGGATCTCAACGTCACAGACATAACAGAGGCTCAAAGGCTTG AGGAAATCAGTTCTGGATCTGCTTCTGCTGACTTATCTGCCAGTGGGGAGGTGTCCGGAAGCGGCATTCCAAGTGGTGATGTACTTGGGAGTGGTTTTCCCAGTGGCGAAATATATGGTAGTGACATTCCAAGTGGCGATGTGTCTGGAAGTGGCCTTCCCAGTGGTGACGTATCCGGGGGTGACCTTCCGAGTGGTGAAATATTCAGTAGTGGATTTCCCAGTGGTGATGTGTCTGGCAGCGGATTTTCGAGTGTGGATGTATCTGGATCTGGCCACAGTGGTGATGACTCAGGCATCTTTGTCAGCTTCCAGGAGAGTGGAGATATAATTTCACCAGAAGGATCTGCATCAAGGGGTCCTCAGGAGGCTGGA AAAGGCAGTACAATAATGTTTCCTTCAGGAATGGAATCTGGAGACATTAGTGGCGACCACCCAGGATCAGGTGACATGTCTGGATCTGGTCACATTTGGAGTGGATCTGGTGGTCTTCTATTTGGGTCTGGTAGTGGAGATATGATCATTTTGGTTGATCATAAAGAGATTGACCTGTCCTTCTCACAGGGGAAAACAGAGCAAGAGTTTGGCAGAGGGCATCCTGAGGTGAGCGGATTCAGCGGGCTCAGTGGTGACATGAGCAGCTCTGATTTTAGTGGATTCTACAGTGGTGACATCATGAGTGGCAATGGATTTAGTGGGTTCCGCAATGATGATGTCATGAGTGGCTCTGGATTCAGTGGGTCCCACAGTGGTGAAGGCATGAGTGGGTCTGGACTGAGTGGATTGCACAGTGGTGACATCACGAGTGGCTCTGGTTTCCCTAGTGTATCTTTTCTGGACTCTGATATGATTGGCCTGACTGGAAGACCTTTAGGAGAGCAGGAGGTTTCCGGAATTTCTGGTGATGTATCTGGTGATATCAGTGGCATTCTCTCTGGTTATGCCTCTGGTTTTAGCCATCCATCAGGAGATATAACTTCTCCAGAGAGTGGAGCAATCATCTTGCTAACAGAAGATGAGGTCACAGCAGTGACCTTGAGGTCTTCAGAGGATGCAGAGCAGGGTCGTGGCTTGGTGGAGATCAGTGGAGAAGGCAGTTCTGCAGAGCTTCACAAAGAAGAACCCTCCACTCAGCTGCCTTCGGAACTCTCatataagaaaaatataaatagcaGAAATACTGAAGATATCCTTAAAGATTTGGAGGAGCAGACAGCAGCTCTAGAAGAGGTTAATCTCACTGATCAATCAACGCTAAACACTACCAGCCCAACCACATTAACCCTATCCAcctctccctccatttctcttcaAACGCCAGCTACCATGGAGCAACCTATTGTCACAGAAG TCTCTGACCCCTGTGATCCAAATCCCTGTGGTAATGGATTGTGTTCTGTGCAAGATGAAATTGCGGTATGCCATTGTCCAGCAGGATTTAGTGGCGAGAACTGTGCAACAC CAGCTCAGGGATGTGCAGAGGGCTGGGTGGAATTCATGGGCAGCTGCTATATTCACTTTAGTGAACGGGAGATCGGATGAGTGCTTGAGCAGCATTGTCAAGAACTAAATGCTCACCTGGTTAGCGTCACTTCCCAGCAGGAGCAAGACTTTGTTAACA CTCAGGCTCAGGACTACCAATGGATTGGACTCAGTGACAGGGACAAGAAAAATGAGTTTCGTTGGACAGATGGAACTCTTTTG GAATACGAAAACTGGAAACCTAATCAGCCAGATAATTACTATAACACTGGAGAAGACTGTGTCGTAATGATTTGGCATGAGCTTGGCCAGTGGAATGATGTGCCCTGTAACTACCATCTGCCCTTCACTTGCAAAAGTGGACCTGGTAA TCCCTGCTCTACCCCTCCTGAGGTGATGAATGCGACGACGTTTGGAAAGAGCAGGGAGCGCTATCCAGTCAACTCCATCATCCGCTACCAGTGTGACCCTGGCTTCATACAGCGCCACCAGTCTGTCATACATTGCATGCCAAATGgggagtgggaggagccaaaaGTGGAATGTGTGGGAA acaaaacaaacaacagactACGGAAAAGATCACTCAAGTGGCATTCCAAAGCAGTCAACAattgaaaaaagagaaaggtcCTCTGA